In the genome of Perca fluviatilis chromosome 4, GENO_Pfluv_1.0, whole genome shotgun sequence, one region contains:
- the tgm5l gene encoding transglutaminase 5, like isoform X1, whose product MEGEISLQKDMKIQNVNLEKSENQERHRTQGFSSSKALVVRRGAPFRVSLQLKGQAFNPKTDSVSIKVTLGRLYMVMPVTFSKNVPSSQWKAYMDPEGLNLQNPSIFISSPASASVGCYGFQLCVLTQGSQKTCAFGKFILLCNPWCHEDVVYIPFEDQRQEYIQNDSGLLFIGTAMNIVSRPWSFDQFEPGILEACLDLLQVSPQHQKNGRMDYLNRSNPIYISRVVSAMINSEDDCGVLKGKWTGDFKQGVNPSLWTGSGDILTQWAASGFSPVQFGQCWVFAAVMCTVMRVLGIPCRVVTNFNSAHDTNANLVIEEYYSETGQKLNLSKDTIWNFHVWVECWMTRRDLGSGMDGWQVLDPTPQERSGGVFCCGPSPVKAIKDRRIDLFYDIPFVYAEVNADVHSIVVSEGRVVSYSKDTERVGSLICTKAIGFPRHQNITGDYKSIKSPTSTLSLRSSTSSEDSTLRRGSTKGVLVFLTLDNAPVAGGPVRFTVKVINKQKVAKKMRLHLNAQAKKYNNSPSDTFWETHGVLQLAPMEAKVIQQQILPDQYECVVGDDLINLAVVLEDMASQERVLASEEFNITSSQLTIQIADKDLIVNKEQTATVIFTNPFSQPVSGVLTVAGAGLTQGKVHFRMLPLRPGGQVEQLITFIPSSVGAKMLQASLSLTNINSTIRGFKMFSVLRA is encoded by the exons ATGGAAGGTGAGATCTCTCTTCAGAAAG AcatgaaaatacaaaatgtcAACCTGGAAAAATCTGAAAACCAGGagagacacaggacacagggcTTCAGCAGCTCCAAAGCCCTGGTGGTGCGAAGAGGAGCCCCATTTAGAGTCAGTCTACAACTGAAGGGCCAAGCCTTTAACCCCAAGACTGACTCTGTGAGCATCAAAGTTACACTAG gCCGCCTATATATGGTAATGCCAGTCACATTCTCCAAGAACGTTCCTTCCTCCCAATGGAAAGCCTATATGGACCCAGAGGGCCTGAACCTCCAGAACCCCTCCATATTCATCTCCTCTCCTGCCTCCGCCTCCGTGGGCTGCTATGGatttcagctgtgtgtgttgacTCAGGGCAGCCAAAAGACCTGTGCGTTTGGCAAATTCATCCTGCTCTGCAATCCCTGGTGTCATG AGGATGTTGTGTATATTCCTTTTGAGGACCAGCGACAAGAGTACATCCAGAACGACTCTGGGCTGCTGTTTATAGGGACAGCTATGAACATTGTGTCAAGACCATGGTCTTTTGATCAG TTTGAGCCTGGTATTCTGGAGGCGTGCCTGGATCTGCTCCAAGTCAGCCCTCAGCACCAAAAGAACGGAAGGATGGACTACCTGAACCGAAGCAACCCTATCTACATCAGCCGGGTCGTGTCTGCCATG ATCAACAGTGAAGACGACTGTGGTGTGCTGAAAGGGAAATGGACAGGTGACTTCAAACAAGGAGTTAATCCCTCCTTGTGGACTGGGAGTGGGGACATCTTGACACAGTGGGCTGCGTCTGGTTTCAGCCCAGTCCAGTTTGGACAGTGCTGGGTGTTTGCAGCTGTCATGTGCACAG TGATGAGGGTTCTTGGCATTCCCTGCCGTGTCGTCACAAACTTCAACTCTGCTCATGACACCAATGCCAACCTGGTGATTGAGGAGTACTATAGTGAAACAGGGCAGAAGCTGAACCTCAGTAAAGACACCATATG GAACTTCCATGTGTGGGTGGAGTGCTGGATGACTCGCCGGGATTTGGGATCTGGAATGGATGGCTGGCAGGTTCTGGACCCGACCCCCCAGGAAAGGAGTGGAG GAGTGTTCTGCTGTGGCCCATCACCAGTCAAAGCAATCAAAGATCGACGCATCGACCTGTTTTATGACATCCCCTTTGTCTACGCCGAGGTGAACGCCGACGTCCACTCAATCGTAGTGAGCGAGGGTCGGGTGGTCAGCTACagcaaagacacagagagagtggGATCCCTCATCTGCACCAAAGCTATTGGTTTCCCCAGACACCAGAACATCACAGGAGACTACAAATCCATCAAAA GCCCGACTTCAACACTTTCATTGAGAAGTTCCACAAGTTCAGAGGACTCGACATTAAGAAGAG GCTCAACCAAAGGGGTGTTAGTCTTCCTGACCCTGGATAATGCTCCTGTTGCTGGGGGGCCTGTCCGCTTCACAGTGAAAGTCATCAACAAGCAGAAGGTTGCCAAGAAGATGAGGTTGCATCTCAACGCCCAGGctaaaaaatacaacaacagcCCCTCAGACACCTTCTGGGAAACCCACGGTGTCTTACAACTGGCCCCCATGGAAG CTAAGGTTATTCAGCAGCAGATCCTCCCAGACCAGTATGAGTGTGTGGTGGGAGATGACCTGATAAACCTTGCAGTAGTCCTGGAGGACATGGCCAGTCAGGAGCGGGTCCTGGCCTCAGAGGAGTTCAATATTACCAGCTCACAGCTCACCATACAG ATTGCAGATAAAGACTTGATTGTGAACAAAGAGCAGACTGCCACAGTGATCTTCACCAACCCATTTTCTCAGCCGGTCAGCGGAGTACTGACCGTAGCTGGGGCCGGGCTGACTCAGGGCAAGGTTCACTTCAG GATGCTCCCGCTGCGTCCAGGAGGACAAGTAGAGCAGCTCATTACCTTCATCCCCAGCAGTGTGGGAGCAAAGATGCTGCAGGCCAGCCTGTCACTCACAAACATCAACTCCACTATCAGAGGCTTCAAGATGTTCTCCGTCCTCAGAGCTTAG
- the tgm5l gene encoding transglutaminase 5, like isoform X3, translated as MVMPVTFSKNVPSSQWKAYMDPEGLNLQNPSIFISSPASASVGCYGFQLCVLTQGSQKTCAFGKFILLCNPWCHEDVVYIPFEDQRQEYIQNDSGLLFIGTAMNIVSRPWSFDQFEPGILEACLDLLQVSPQHQKNGRMDYLNRSNPIYISRVVSAMINSEDDCGVLKGKWTGDFKQGVNPSLWTGSGDILTQWAASGFSPVQFGQCWVFAAVMCTVMRVLGIPCRVVTNFNSAHDTNANLVIEEYYSETGQKLNLSKDTIWNFHVWVECWMTRRDLGSGMDGWQVLDPTPQERSGGVFCCGPSPVKAIKDRRIDLFYDIPFVYAEVNADVHSIVVSEGRVVSYSKDTERVGSLICTKAIGFPRHQNITGDYKSIKSPTSTLSLRSSTSSEDSTLRRGSTKGVLVFLTLDNAPVAGGPVRFTVKVINKQKVAKKMRLHLNAQAKKYNNSPSDTFWETHGVLQLAPMEAKVIQQQILPDQYECVVGDDLINLAVVLEDMASQERVLASEEFNITSSQLTIQIADKDLIVNKEQTATVIFTNPFSQPVSGVLTVAGAGLTQGKVHFRMLPLRPGGQVEQLITFIPSSVGAKMLQASLSLTNINSTIRGFKMFSVLRA; from the exons ATGGTAATGCCAGTCACATTCTCCAAGAACGTTCCTTCCTCCCAATGGAAAGCCTATATGGACCCAGAGGGCCTGAACCTCCAGAACCCCTCCATATTCATCTCCTCTCCTGCCTCCGCCTCCGTGGGCTGCTATGGatttcagctgtgtgtgttgacTCAGGGCAGCCAAAAGACCTGTGCGTTTGGCAAATTCATCCTGCTCTGCAATCCCTGGTGTCATG AGGATGTTGTGTATATTCCTTTTGAGGACCAGCGACAAGAGTACATCCAGAACGACTCTGGGCTGCTGTTTATAGGGACAGCTATGAACATTGTGTCAAGACCATGGTCTTTTGATCAG TTTGAGCCTGGTATTCTGGAGGCGTGCCTGGATCTGCTCCAAGTCAGCCCTCAGCACCAAAAGAACGGAAGGATGGACTACCTGAACCGAAGCAACCCTATCTACATCAGCCGGGTCGTGTCTGCCATG ATCAACAGTGAAGACGACTGTGGTGTGCTGAAAGGGAAATGGACAGGTGACTTCAAACAAGGAGTTAATCCCTCCTTGTGGACTGGGAGTGGGGACATCTTGACACAGTGGGCTGCGTCTGGTTTCAGCCCAGTCCAGTTTGGACAGTGCTGGGTGTTTGCAGCTGTCATGTGCACAG TGATGAGGGTTCTTGGCATTCCCTGCCGTGTCGTCACAAACTTCAACTCTGCTCATGACACCAATGCCAACCTGGTGATTGAGGAGTACTATAGTGAAACAGGGCAGAAGCTGAACCTCAGTAAAGACACCATATG GAACTTCCATGTGTGGGTGGAGTGCTGGATGACTCGCCGGGATTTGGGATCTGGAATGGATGGCTGGCAGGTTCTGGACCCGACCCCCCAGGAAAGGAGTGGAG GAGTGTTCTGCTGTGGCCCATCACCAGTCAAAGCAATCAAAGATCGACGCATCGACCTGTTTTATGACATCCCCTTTGTCTACGCCGAGGTGAACGCCGACGTCCACTCAATCGTAGTGAGCGAGGGTCGGGTGGTCAGCTACagcaaagacacagagagagtggGATCCCTCATCTGCACCAAAGCTATTGGTTTCCCCAGACACCAGAACATCACAGGAGACTACAAATCCATCAAAA GCCCGACTTCAACACTTTCATTGAGAAGTTCCACAAGTTCAGAGGACTCGACATTAAGAAGAG GCTCAACCAAAGGGGTGTTAGTCTTCCTGACCCTGGATAATGCTCCTGTTGCTGGGGGGCCTGTCCGCTTCACAGTGAAAGTCATCAACAAGCAGAAGGTTGCCAAGAAGATGAGGTTGCATCTCAACGCCCAGGctaaaaaatacaacaacagcCCCTCAGACACCTTCTGGGAAACCCACGGTGTCTTACAACTGGCCCCCATGGAAG CTAAGGTTATTCAGCAGCAGATCCTCCCAGACCAGTATGAGTGTGTGGTGGGAGATGACCTGATAAACCTTGCAGTAGTCCTGGAGGACATGGCCAGTCAGGAGCGGGTCCTGGCCTCAGAGGAGTTCAATATTACCAGCTCACAGCTCACCATACAG ATTGCAGATAAAGACTTGATTGTGAACAAAGAGCAGACTGCCACAGTGATCTTCACCAACCCATTTTCTCAGCCGGTCAGCGGAGTACTGACCGTAGCTGGGGCCGGGCTGACTCAGGGCAAGGTTCACTTCAG GATGCTCCCGCTGCGTCCAGGAGGACAAGTAGAGCAGCTCATTACCTTCATCCCCAGCAGTGTGGGAGCAAAGATGCTGCAGGCCAGCCTGTCACTCACAAACATCAACTCCACTATCAGAGGCTTCAAGATGTTCTCCGTCCTCAGAGCTTAG
- the tgm5l gene encoding transglutaminase 5, like isoform X2: MEDMKIQNVNLEKSENQERHRTQGFSSSKALVVRRGAPFRVSLQLKGQAFNPKTDSVSIKVTLGRLYMVMPVTFSKNVPSSQWKAYMDPEGLNLQNPSIFISSPASASVGCYGFQLCVLTQGSQKTCAFGKFILLCNPWCHEDVVYIPFEDQRQEYIQNDSGLLFIGTAMNIVSRPWSFDQFEPGILEACLDLLQVSPQHQKNGRMDYLNRSNPIYISRVVSAMINSEDDCGVLKGKWTGDFKQGVNPSLWTGSGDILTQWAASGFSPVQFGQCWVFAAVMCTVMRVLGIPCRVVTNFNSAHDTNANLVIEEYYSETGQKLNLSKDTIWNFHVWVECWMTRRDLGSGMDGWQVLDPTPQERSGGVFCCGPSPVKAIKDRRIDLFYDIPFVYAEVNADVHSIVVSEGRVVSYSKDTERVGSLICTKAIGFPRHQNITGDYKSIKSPTSTLSLRSSTSSEDSTLRRGSTKGVLVFLTLDNAPVAGGPVRFTVKVINKQKVAKKMRLHLNAQAKKYNNSPSDTFWETHGVLQLAPMEAKVIQQQILPDQYECVVGDDLINLAVVLEDMASQERVLASEEFNITSSQLTIQIADKDLIVNKEQTATVIFTNPFSQPVSGVLTVAGAGLTQGKVHFRMLPLRPGGQVEQLITFIPSSVGAKMLQASLSLTNINSTIRGFKMFSVLRA, translated from the exons ATGGAAG AcatgaaaatacaaaatgtcAACCTGGAAAAATCTGAAAACCAGGagagacacaggacacagggcTTCAGCAGCTCCAAAGCCCTGGTGGTGCGAAGAGGAGCCCCATTTAGAGTCAGTCTACAACTGAAGGGCCAAGCCTTTAACCCCAAGACTGACTCTGTGAGCATCAAAGTTACACTAG gCCGCCTATATATGGTAATGCCAGTCACATTCTCCAAGAACGTTCCTTCCTCCCAATGGAAAGCCTATATGGACCCAGAGGGCCTGAACCTCCAGAACCCCTCCATATTCATCTCCTCTCCTGCCTCCGCCTCCGTGGGCTGCTATGGatttcagctgtgtgtgttgacTCAGGGCAGCCAAAAGACCTGTGCGTTTGGCAAATTCATCCTGCTCTGCAATCCCTGGTGTCATG AGGATGTTGTGTATATTCCTTTTGAGGACCAGCGACAAGAGTACATCCAGAACGACTCTGGGCTGCTGTTTATAGGGACAGCTATGAACATTGTGTCAAGACCATGGTCTTTTGATCAG TTTGAGCCTGGTATTCTGGAGGCGTGCCTGGATCTGCTCCAAGTCAGCCCTCAGCACCAAAAGAACGGAAGGATGGACTACCTGAACCGAAGCAACCCTATCTACATCAGCCGGGTCGTGTCTGCCATG ATCAACAGTGAAGACGACTGTGGTGTGCTGAAAGGGAAATGGACAGGTGACTTCAAACAAGGAGTTAATCCCTCCTTGTGGACTGGGAGTGGGGACATCTTGACACAGTGGGCTGCGTCTGGTTTCAGCCCAGTCCAGTTTGGACAGTGCTGGGTGTTTGCAGCTGTCATGTGCACAG TGATGAGGGTTCTTGGCATTCCCTGCCGTGTCGTCACAAACTTCAACTCTGCTCATGACACCAATGCCAACCTGGTGATTGAGGAGTACTATAGTGAAACAGGGCAGAAGCTGAACCTCAGTAAAGACACCATATG GAACTTCCATGTGTGGGTGGAGTGCTGGATGACTCGCCGGGATTTGGGATCTGGAATGGATGGCTGGCAGGTTCTGGACCCGACCCCCCAGGAAAGGAGTGGAG GAGTGTTCTGCTGTGGCCCATCACCAGTCAAAGCAATCAAAGATCGACGCATCGACCTGTTTTATGACATCCCCTTTGTCTACGCCGAGGTGAACGCCGACGTCCACTCAATCGTAGTGAGCGAGGGTCGGGTGGTCAGCTACagcaaagacacagagagagtggGATCCCTCATCTGCACCAAAGCTATTGGTTTCCCCAGACACCAGAACATCACAGGAGACTACAAATCCATCAAAA GCCCGACTTCAACACTTTCATTGAGAAGTTCCACAAGTTCAGAGGACTCGACATTAAGAAGAG GCTCAACCAAAGGGGTGTTAGTCTTCCTGACCCTGGATAATGCTCCTGTTGCTGGGGGGCCTGTCCGCTTCACAGTGAAAGTCATCAACAAGCAGAAGGTTGCCAAGAAGATGAGGTTGCATCTCAACGCCCAGGctaaaaaatacaacaacagcCCCTCAGACACCTTCTGGGAAACCCACGGTGTCTTACAACTGGCCCCCATGGAAG CTAAGGTTATTCAGCAGCAGATCCTCCCAGACCAGTATGAGTGTGTGGTGGGAGATGACCTGATAAACCTTGCAGTAGTCCTGGAGGACATGGCCAGTCAGGAGCGGGTCCTGGCCTCAGAGGAGTTCAATATTACCAGCTCACAGCTCACCATACAG ATTGCAGATAAAGACTTGATTGTGAACAAAGAGCAGACTGCCACAGTGATCTTCACCAACCCATTTTCTCAGCCGGTCAGCGGAGTACTGACCGTAGCTGGGGCCGGGCTGACTCAGGGCAAGGTTCACTTCAG GATGCTCCCGCTGCGTCCAGGAGGACAAGTAGAGCAGCTCATTACCTTCATCCCCAGCAGTGTGGGAGCAAAGATGCTGCAGGCCAGCCTGTCACTCACAAACATCAACTCCACTATCAGAGGCTTCAAGATGTTCTCCGTCCTCAGAGCTTAG